A region from the Candidatus Thiothrix putei genome encodes:
- a CDS encoding flotillin domain-containing protein: MEWTIYVYLSLGILVLAIFGAAFFSAFYKRAKKDTAFVRTGLGGEKVILGSGAFVLPVIHEVMPINMQTLKIEITREMEQALVTKDPLRVDVTAEFFLRVEARPEAISTAARALGLRTLDQEAIREVFEAPCVAALRSVASGMELDELHQKRAAFEHNVEEAVNAEFHKNGLELVSVSLTGLDQTDKKYFDPNNAFDAKGLSILEQVTSDNAKRRNNIEQETAVAIKQRNLEATIKKEEMEYKEVVAQNERKRQKAENEAETQRKIEEINIEKEILIERAQQSMNIQQATLERDVSQAWIETNKVKAEFEKISEEIRTARERAEAERSRIVEIISAEKEARRQVIIAEANADVEKMAALAAQLRYEVEAAGKKALNEASNLLSNDQIAMQVKMEIVRQLPNIIRESVRPMENIEGIKIMHIDGLNNAIGRSGAGGGNNSGDAGNGNNNGGGAGSNLAEQVVDSALRYRAQVPLIESLLGEVGLKGGSLNDMTHSLHTGLFAHEAKSAEEKKPAPTPAREREQPVMADDEDDDDFYRDERP; this comes from the coding sequence ATGGAATGGACTATCTACGTTTACCTATCGCTGGGTATTTTGGTACTCGCGATCTTCGGGGCGGCCTTTTTCTCTGCTTTTTACAAACGTGCTAAAAAAGATACCGCGTTTGTGCGCACGGGCTTGGGCGGGGAAAAAGTGATTCTTGGCAGTGGTGCATTTGTGCTGCCTGTCATCCACGAGGTGATGCCGATTAATATGCAAACCCTGAAAATTGAAATTACCCGTGAAATGGAGCAGGCACTGGTCACGAAAGACCCGTTACGGGTGGATGTAACCGCTGAATTCTTCCTGCGGGTGGAGGCTCGTCCCGAAGCGATCAGTACTGCCGCTCGCGCTCTGGGGTTACGTACCTTGGATCAGGAGGCGATCAGAGAGGTGTTTGAAGCGCCATGTGTTGCCGCGCTACGTTCGGTTGCCTCAGGCATGGAGCTGGACGAATTGCACCAAAAACGTGCCGCGTTCGAGCACAACGTAGAAGAGGCAGTGAATGCCGAATTCCACAAAAACGGTTTGGAACTGGTATCGGTATCCCTTACGGGTCTTGACCAAACCGACAAAAAATACTTCGACCCCAACAATGCCTTCGACGCCAAAGGCTTGAGTATTTTGGAGCAAGTGACCTCCGACAACGCTAAGCGCCGCAATAATATTGAGCAAGAAACGGCGGTGGCGATTAAGCAGCGTAACCTCGAAGCCACCATCAAAAAAGAAGAGATGGAATACAAGGAAGTCGTGGCGCAAAATGAACGCAAGCGCCAAAAAGCCGAAAACGAAGCCGAAACCCAGCGCAAAATCGAAGAAATCAATATCGAAAAGGAAATTCTGATCGAACGCGCCCAGCAGTCGATGAATATCCAGCAAGCCACCTTGGAGCGTGACGTATCGCAGGCGTGGATCGAAACCAACAAGGTCAAAGCCGAATTCGAGAAGATTTCCGAAGAAATCCGCACCGCCCGCGAACGCGCTGAAGCCGAACGTTCCCGCATTGTGGAAATCATCAGTGCTGAAAAAGAAGCACGTCGCCAAGTGATTATTGCTGAAGCCAATGCCGATGTGGAAAAAATGGCAGCATTGGCAGCACAATTGCGCTACGAAGTCGAAGCAGCGGGTAAGAAAGCGTTGAATGAAGCCTCCAACCTGCTTTCCAACGACCAGATTGCGATGCAGGTTAAAATGGAAATTGTGCGGCAATTGCCGAATATTATTCGCGAAAGTGTCCGCCCGATGGAAAATATCGAGGGCATCAAAATCATGCACATCGACGGTTTAAATAATGCCATCGGGCGCAGTGGTGCGGGTGGTGGTAACAATAGCGGTGATGCAGGCAACGGCAATAATAACGGTGGCGGCGCGGGCAGTAACCTTGCTGAGCAAGTGGTGGACAGTGCTTTGCGTTACCGGGCGCAAGTACCGTTGATTGAAAGCTTGTTGGGCGAAGTGGGTTTGAAAGGTGGCTCACTCAATGACATGACGCACAGTTTGCACACGGGGCTGTTTGCGCATGAAGCTAAATCAGCGGAAGAGAAAAAGCCGGCCCCAACGCCTGCTCGTGAGCGTGAACAGCCAGTCATGGCAGATGACGAGGATGATGACGACTTCTATAGGGATGAGCGCCCCTGA
- a CDS encoding OmpA family protein has product MTLKKVASISVAALMAAMMMTTAYAEDGKYVQNSDGKPVKNSSDECVKAQYGSMPEGCETAPPPPPPPVTPPPVTPPPAPPAPIQKMTLTSDANFDFDKATLKPAGQANLDQFLSGLAGAKVSGISVVGHTDSVGSDAYNQKLSEQRAAAVANYLAGKGVPAAAIQASGKGESQPVADNSTKAGRAANRRVEVEASGTR; this is encoded by the coding sequence ATGACTCTGAAGAAAGTTGCAAGCATTAGCGTAGCTGCTCTGATGGCAGCAATGATGATGACAACTGCATATGCAGAAGACGGCAAATATGTCCAAAATAGCGACGGTAAACCTGTCAAAAACAGTTCTGACGAATGCGTTAAGGCACAATACGGCAGTATGCCAGAAGGCTGTGAAACAGCGCCACCACCGCCGCCGCCGCCAGTAACACCGCCGCCAGTAACACCGCCGCCAGCTCCACCAGCACCTATCCAAAAAATGACGCTGACTTCTGATGCCAACTTCGATTTCGATAAGGCAACCCTGAAACCAGCCGGTCAAGCAAACTTGGATCAATTCCTGTCCGGTTTGGCTGGTGCTAAAGTCAGCGGTATCAGCGTAGTAGGCCACACTGACAGTGTTGGTTCCGATGCTTACAACCAAAAGTTGTCTGAACAGCGTGCCGCCGCCGTTGCCAACTATCTGGCAGGCAAAGGCGTTCCGGCTGCTGCCATCCAAGCTTCCGGCAAGGGCGAATCACAACCTGTTGCTGACAACAGCACCAAAGCAGGCCGTGCTGCCAACCGCCGTGTAGAAGTTGAGGCAAGTGGTACACGTTAA
- a CDS encoding DUF1566 domain-containing protein encodes MNANVTFKTGVKSALITLSFSTMALLSACGGGGDSASQNAEVPNTAAPTNTTTTTGGTTATPKTFTKYNLSGAPYVAGGIDTVGCVKDNVTGLTWEVKTDEAANQTPTFRDKDFGYEWRSTSGGVVGTKAVASGAAATNVNGRCQSATGLINCDTQDYINAVNAAGLCGYQNWRLPTTSELLGLIDASKTAAPYIYADLGSTSFDPETQGSSVRGYWASDVNSANAAQHAGVSFSLKTGNRAQWHSASYNYVRLVRSGN; translated from the coding sequence ATGAATGCAAACGTAACCTTCAAAACGGGCGTGAAAAGCGCATTAATTACTTTATCTTTTTCTACTATGGCGCTGCTGAGTGCTTGCGGCGGTGGCGGCGATTCTGCCTCACAAAATGCTGAAGTCCCTAATACTGCCGCTCCTACCAATACTACCACTACTACGGGTGGTACTACAGCTACGCCCAAAACCTTCACAAAATACAACCTGAGTGGTGCGCCTTATGTTGCAGGCGGCATCGACACCGTGGGTTGCGTTAAGGACAATGTGACTGGATTAACGTGGGAAGTAAAAACCGATGAGGCTGCGAATCAAACGCCTACTTTCCGTGACAAAGATTTTGGCTATGAGTGGCGCTCAACTTCAGGCGGTGTTGTGGGAACAAAAGCCGTGGCTTCAGGTGCAGCAGCGACGAATGTAAATGGTCGTTGTCAATCGGCTACGGGGTTAATCAACTGTGATACCCAAGACTATATCAATGCAGTGAATGCGGCAGGGTTGTGTGGCTACCAAAACTGGCGATTGCCCACAACAAGTGAATTGTTAGGCTTGATTGATGCCAGCAAAACAGCAGCCCCCTATATTTATGCTGATTTAGGCAGTACGTCATTTGACCCTGAAACACAAGGTAGCTCAGTACGTGGTTACTGGGCTTCTGATGTAAATTCAGCAAATGCTGCTCAGCACGCGGGTGTCAGCTTCAGTTTAAAAACCGGCAACCGTGCGCAATGGCATAGTGCTAGCTACAACTACGTCAGACTGGTGCGTAGTGGTAACTAA
- a CDS encoding glutathione S-transferase family protein: protein MSQSAKLELISFKVCPFVQRSVIALNAKRVTYTLTHINPHEPPDWFKAISPLGKVPVLLVDGTPLFESAVILEYLDEVYPPALHPATPLERAQHRAWIEFCSELLGRQFRMLTAKDETGFNEARDALQQGLQRLDTMLSPELPYFAGQAFHLVDCVYAPLFMRLTLLKQEHGLELPLSKRMQAWSDALLALDAVKTSVVDDFSAVFANFLAANDGYIIKR from the coding sequence ATGTCTCAATCTGCTAAGTTGGAACTCATTAGTTTTAAAGTTTGCCCATTCGTGCAGCGTTCTGTGATCGCGTTGAATGCGAAGCGTGTGACTTATACCTTAACGCATATCAATCCTCATGAGCCACCCGATTGGTTTAAGGCTATTTCTCCCTTGGGCAAAGTGCCTGTATTGCTGGTAGATGGTACGCCATTGTTTGAATCAGCCGTTATTCTTGAATATCTGGATGAGGTGTATCCGCCTGCACTGCACCCCGCTACGCCTTTGGAGAGGGCACAGCATCGTGCTTGGATTGAGTTTTGCTCAGAATTATTGGGGCGTCAATTCCGTATGTTGACCGCGAAAGATGAAACGGGTTTTAACGAGGCACGTGATGCTTTACAGCAAGGTTTACAACGTTTGGATACGATGTTGTCGCCAGAGTTGCCGTACTTTGCGGGGCAAGCTTTTCATTTGGTGGATTGCGTGTATGCACCTTTATTCATGCGACTGACATTGTTGAAGCAGGAGCATGGTTTGGAGCTTCCACTCAGTAAGCGGATGCAAGCGTGGAGTGATGCATTATTGGCGCTGGATGCGGTTAAAACCTCGGTGGTGGACGATTTTTCTGCGGTATTTGCTAATTTTCTTGCTGCAAACGATGGATATATCATTAAACGATAA
- a CDS encoding NAD(P)H-hydrate dehydratase, whose product MTTIEHRVYTAAQVRQLDHIAIQQHGIPAYTLMSQAGSTTFEQMQHHWPKAHALCVLCGSGNNGGDGYVIARLALQAGWNVTLLSLADTARLQGAAAQACQDFCQAGGRIQPYTEHEQLPTADLMVDALLGTGLERRVTGAYARAINLLNQQSAPIIAVDIPSGLHADTGQPCGGAVEATLTVTYIGLKIGLLTGTARDYCGRLSFARLGVPDAVYAQVPCTMHLLGQHTLREYLPPRRRSAHKGQTGHSLLIGGAPSMSGAIRLAGEAALRTGSGLVSIATHPEHAFLLNLHRPELMVHAVDSPAQLQPLLSRMDAIGIGPGMAQTTWSHHLFSLIQNTKLPKVLDADALNLLAKHCSQRDDWILTPHPGEAARLLACSTTNIEQNRMAAVSRLQQEYGGVIVLKGAGTLIASADTIAICPAGNPGMASGGMGDALTGIITALLAQGLSLIAAAESGVWLHAHAADLAATKGERGLLASDLIAHLQEALNT is encoded by the coding sequence ATGACAACCATAGAACACCGAGTCTACACCGCAGCTCAAGTCCGCCAACTCGACCACATCGCCATCCAGCAACATGGTATTCCCGCCTACACTCTCATGTCGCAAGCGGGGAGCACAACCTTCGAGCAAATGCAGCATCATTGGCCAAAAGCACATGCCTTGTGTGTACTGTGCGGCAGTGGTAACAACGGCGGGGATGGTTACGTCATCGCCCGTCTTGCCTTACAAGCAGGCTGGAACGTCACCCTGTTATCACTCGCTGATACTGCCCGTTTGCAAGGTGCTGCCGCACAAGCCTGCCAAGACTTCTGCCAAGCGGGTGGACGAATTCAACCCTATACCGAGCATGAGCAACTGCCCACCGCTGACTTAATGGTTGATGCCCTCCTCGGCACAGGCTTGGAGCGTCGTGTCACGGGTGCTTATGCCCGCGCTATCAACCTTCTCAACCAGCAGAGCGCCCCCATCATTGCCGTCGACATACCCTCCGGCTTACATGCTGACACGGGTCAACCCTGCGGTGGTGCGGTTGAAGCCACGCTCACCGTGACTTACATCGGCCTGAAAATCGGTCTACTCACCGGCACTGCCCGCGATTATTGCGGAAGGCTAAGCTTCGCACGCCTCGGCGTACCTGATGCAGTGTACGCGCAAGTCCCCTGCACGATGCATTTGCTGGGTCAGCATACCTTACGTGAATATCTCCCACCCCGCCGTCGTTCTGCCCACAAAGGCCAGACGGGGCATAGCTTGTTAATCGGCGGTGCACCCAGTATGAGCGGCGCAATCCGCCTCGCCGGTGAAGCCGCTTTACGCACTGGCAGCGGCCTCGTTTCCATTGCCACTCACCCGGAACACGCTTTCCTGCTCAACCTCCACCGCCCAGAACTCATGGTACATGCGGTCGATTCACCCGCACAACTACAGCCTTTACTGTCACGCATGGATGCTATTGGCATCGGCCCCGGCATGGCACAAACCACCTGGTCTCACCATCTGTTTTCGCTGATCCAAAACACCAAACTGCCCAAGGTATTGGACGCTGACGCGCTGAACTTACTCGCCAAACACTGTAGCCAACGCGATGACTGGATACTAACCCCACACCCCGGCGAAGCCGCACGCTTACTCGCTTGCAGCACTACCAACATTGAACAAAACCGTATGGCTGCTGTGAGCCGCTTGCAGCAAGAATACGGTGGCGTTATCGTACTCAAAGGCGCAGGTACACTGATCGCCAGTGCCGACACCATCGCTATTTGCCCCGCTGGCAACCCCGGCATGGCTTCCGGCGGCATGGGCGACGCACTGACGGGTATTATCACCGCTTTGTTAGCACAGGGGTTAAGCTTGATCGCAGCGGCTGAAAGTGGTGTGTGGCTACACGCACACGCTGCCGACCTTGCCGCTACGAAGGGTGAACGCGGTTTATTGGCCAGCGACCTCATTGCACATTTACAGGAAGCACTTAACACATGA
- a CDS encoding Re/Si-specific NAD(P)(+) transhydrogenase subunit alpha codes for MSIKVAVPKETAEGERRVAIESSVIAKLTKLGAEVLVEAGAGDAAHIPDTAFSGATIVSAAHDLYQQADIVLKVQPPSEAEIAQLREGSVLIGTLQPYKYPERIAALNAKNITSFAMELIPRISRAQAMDVLSSQAAVAGYKAAIMGADLAPRFFPMLTTAAGTIRPSKVIIIGVGVAGLQAIATARRLGAVVEAYDVRSATKEQVQSLGAKFIELGITAEGEGGYARELTAEEKQKQQEELAKHIATADVLITTAAVPGRPSPKIIPEATVEGMKSGAVIIDLAAEGGGNCTLTQPGKTIVHKGVTIHAPLNVPSQVPVHASEMYAKNLLNFLSPMLKDGAYTPDFNDEVIAGALLTHEGKIMNEAIRQLVEGA; via the coding sequence ATGTCAATCAAAGTGGCTGTACCCAAGGAAACCGCCGAGGGCGAGCGTCGGGTTGCCATCGAATCCAGCGTCATTGCCAAACTCACCAAATTGGGTGCTGAAGTGTTGGTGGAAGCTGGGGCTGGTGATGCAGCACATATTCCTGATACGGCATTCAGCGGTGCGACGATTGTGTCAGCAGCCCATGATTTGTATCAACAAGCTGACATCGTGCTCAAAGTTCAACCTCCATCTGAAGCAGAAATTGCTCAATTACGCGAAGGCAGTGTGCTGATTGGTACGTTACAACCCTATAAATACCCAGAACGTATCGCCGCACTCAACGCAAAAAATATTACCAGCTTTGCGATGGAGCTGATTCCACGTATTTCGCGAGCACAAGCGATGGATGTGCTTTCATCACAAGCGGCAGTCGCCGGTTACAAAGCAGCTATTATGGGTGCTGATCTTGCACCACGCTTTTTCCCGATGCTGACCACAGCGGCTGGCACAATTCGCCCCTCAAAAGTCATTATCATTGGTGTCGGGGTAGCAGGTCTGCAAGCGATTGCAACTGCACGGCGTTTAGGTGCAGTAGTGGAAGCTTATGACGTGCGTTCTGCCACCAAAGAGCAAGTCCAGTCCCTCGGTGCAAAATTCATCGAACTCGGTATTACTGCCGAAGGTGAAGGTGGCTATGCGCGTGAACTGACTGCCGAAGAGAAGCAGAAACAGCAAGAGGAACTCGCCAAACACATTGCAACAGCAGACGTACTGATTACCACAGCGGCGGTTCCCGGTCGCCCTTCGCCGAAGATCATTCCTGAAGCCACCGTGGAAGGCATGAAGTCCGGTGCGGTCATTATCGACTTAGCAGCAGAAGGCGGCGGTAACTGTACCCTGACACAACCAGGCAAAACCATCGTACATAAAGGCGTAACCATTCACGCGCCACTAAACGTACCCAGCCAAGTGCCAGTACATGCTTCCGAAATGTACGCTAAAAATCTGCTCAACTTCTTATCACCGATGTTGAAAGACGGCGCGTATACGCCCGATTTCAACGATGAAGTGATTGCAGGCGCGTTACTCACACACGAAGGCAAAATCATGAACGAAGCCATTCGCCAACTGGTTGAAGGAGCATAA
- the mazG gene encoding nucleoside triphosphate pyrophosphohydrolase has protein sequence MFERSIHTTIVYIARQTHDTPQVNAMQGKNGLSHTPIDELLNIMRRLRDPQQGCPWDIKQTWQTILPYTLEEVYEVAEAVDKQDPAALCDELGDLLFQIVFMAQIASEQGLFDFHDVAAGISRKMIRRHPHVFGDTVYADEHAQKQAWDAIKQAERGIQSTETGFFAGIPAAMPALRRSQKLQRRAAGVGFDWDHLQQVIPKIHEELDEVVDAVAKQEPFARIEEEVGDVLMGATNLARLLGVNAENALRLSNRKFERRFERVEALLAAAGIALDTASLEQMENAWNIAKQEEKMTNGTYRCQKNETPD, from the coding sequence ATGTTTGAGCGTAGCATTCATACCACAATTGTGTATATTGCACGACAAACGCACGATACGCCACAGGTAAATGCTATGCAAGGCAAAAACGGATTAAGTCATACACCTATTGATGAATTGCTTAATATTATGAGGCGCTTGCGTGATCCGCAGCAGGGTTGCCCATGGGATATTAAGCAAACCTGGCAAACGATCTTGCCATACACCCTGGAAGAGGTGTACGAAGTCGCTGAGGCAGTAGACAAACAAGACCCTGCTGCTCTGTGTGATGAGTTAGGTGATTTATTGTTTCAAATTGTGTTTATGGCGCAAATTGCCAGTGAGCAGGGTTTGTTCGATTTTCACGATGTAGCAGCAGGTATTTCCCGCAAAATGATTCGGCGGCATCCTCATGTATTCGGTGATACGGTATATGCCGATGAACACGCGCAAAAACAGGCATGGGATGCGATCAAACAAGCAGAACGCGGGATACAATCGACCGAAACAGGCTTCTTTGCAGGCATTCCCGCTGCTATGCCTGCGTTGCGGCGTAGTCAAAAACTTCAGCGTCGGGCGGCTGGGGTGGGGTTTGATTGGGATCATTTGCAGCAAGTGATCCCCAAAATCCACGAGGAACTGGATGAAGTGGTTGATGCGGTCGCTAAACAAGAGCCGTTTGCTCGGATTGAGGAGGAGGTCGGCGATGTGTTGATGGGAGCCACTAATTTGGCACGTTTACTCGGTGTGAATGCAGAAAATGCGTTACGTCTATCGAACCGTAAGTTTGAGCGGCGGTTTGAGCGGGTAGAAGCCTTGCTGGCAGCAGCCGGTATTGCTTTGGATACGGCAAGTTTAGAGCAGATGGAAAATGCTTGGAATATAGCCAAACAAGAAGAGAAGATGACAAACGGCACGTATCGTTGCCAGAAAAACGAAACCCCCGACTAG
- a CDS encoding N-acetylmuramoyl-L-alanine amidase, producing the protein MNTKKLSRRGFLLKLSALAGAVASGFNTVSARAADAVTGHLTGANLSGTSEQLKFLLQLDAPIAHKVFTLDSPDRVVIDLQNTTMQGKLKQGAHDRKPITGIRYSERDNGSLRVVLDVAEQVTVKSSLTPDGANHLLTITLKPNGKGSTGKSPKPEKEKPKSAKEPETPATSEPSKGKFIVVIDPGHGGKDPGAVGANGTQEKDVVLQVARKLKAHIDREKGMKAILTRDSDKFIPLRERMDLAHKHKADLFISVHADANPSTRVSGSSVYILSETGASSEAARLLAESENSYELKFGGRSFNNTSEKIASVLLDLSQNAMMDRSLNLAKGVLRELSKVNNPLRRRVESARFVVLRSPDIPSMLVETAFISNPTEEKRLRTADYQQKLATAMFQGVKRYQIAYADSGRANT; encoded by the coding sequence ATGAACACCAAAAAATTGAGCCGTAGAGGTTTCCTCCTGAAGTTGAGTGCATTAGCCGGTGCAGTCGCCAGTGGATTCAATACAGTATCAGCACGTGCTGCGGATGCTGTTACGGGGCATTTAACCGGGGCAAACCTTAGCGGCACATCAGAGCAATTGAAATTCCTGCTGCAACTGGATGCACCGATTGCCCATAAAGTTTTCACCTTAGACAGCCCTGATCGCGTGGTCATTGACTTGCAGAATACCACCATGCAAGGCAAGCTGAAGCAAGGCGCACACGATCGCAAACCCATTACTGGCATTCGCTATTCTGAACGTGACAATGGCAGTTTACGGGTAGTACTGGACGTAGCAGAACAAGTCACTGTCAAATCTTCCTTAACACCGGATGGTGCAAACCATTTGCTAACCATTACCCTCAAGCCAAACGGTAAAGGCAGCACTGGCAAATCCCCAAAACCGGAAAAAGAAAAACCCAAGTCCGCCAAAGAACCCGAAACTCCTGCTACCTCAGAACCTTCTAAAGGTAAATTCATCGTCGTCATCGACCCGGGACACGGCGGCAAAGATCCGGGTGCGGTTGGCGCAAATGGCACACAAGAAAAAGACGTCGTATTGCAAGTGGCACGTAAACTCAAAGCCCATATCGACCGTGAAAAAGGCATGAAAGCCATCCTGACCCGTGACAGTGATAAATTCATCCCACTACGTGAGCGCATGGATCTTGCCCATAAACACAAAGCTGATCTGTTTATTTCAGTTCACGCCGATGCCAACCCTAGCACCCGCGTCAGTGGCTCTTCCGTTTATATCCTGTCAGAAACAGGCGCGTCCAGCGAAGCTGCCCGTTTGTTAGCTGAAAGCGAAAACTCTTACGAATTAAAATTTGGTGGGCGCAGTTTCAACAATACCAGCGAAAAAATTGCCTCTGTATTGCTGGATCTGAGCCAAAACGCCATGATGGATCGCAGCCTGAACTTAGCCAAAGGTGTCTTGCGCGAGCTATCCAAGGTCAACAACCCGTTACGCCGTCGGGTTGAAAGTGCCCGATTTGTTGTACTGCGTTCACCAGACATTCCCTCCATGCTGGTCGAAACAGCCTTCATCAGCAACCCGACTGAGGAAAAACGCCTGCGCACGGCTGATTATCAACAAAAATTAGCGACGGCAATGTTCCAAGGGGTCAAGCGTTATCAAATTGCCTACGCTGATAGCGGACGGGCAAATACCTAA
- the tsaE gene encoding tRNA (adenosine(37)-N6)-threonylcarbamoyltransferase complex ATPase subunit type 1 TsaE, translating to MNNWQQVDDEAAMLAIGAAIARRFPSGGLITLHGDLGAGKTTLVRGLLRALGHTGNVKSPTYTLVEPYHLGQRDVFHFDLYRLAEPEELEYMGIRDYLHPDALCLVEWPEKAAGILPKPDMQIHIRHCGNAREILIE from the coding sequence ATGAACAACTGGCAACAGGTAGACGATGAAGCCGCCATGCTCGCCATCGGTGCAGCCATAGCACGACGCTTCCCCAGTGGGGGGCTAATTACCCTACACGGTGATTTAGGCGCGGGAAAAACCACGCTAGTACGTGGCTTGTTACGCGCCTTAGGGCACACTGGCAATGTCAAAAGCCCCACTTATACGTTAGTAGAACCCTATCATCTGGGACAACGTGATGTATTTCACTTCGATCTGTACCGTTTAGCCGAACCAGAGGAGTTAGAGTACATGGGTATCCGCGATTACTTACACCCGGATGCATTGTGCTTAGTCGAGTGGCCAGAAAAAGCGGCAGGTATTTTACCAAAGCCAGATATGCAAATTCACATACGCCATTGCGGTAATGCCCGCGAAATTTTGATAGAATGA